Proteins encoded in a region of the Chloroflexota bacterium genome:
- a CDS encoding DUF350 domain-containing protein, giving the protein MAEANAMFNNMLLSVFFALIGFVLLFIGYRVFDALTPTDLNKRVFEDGNVAAAILAGSFVLGLAIIVAMAIN; this is encoded by the coding sequence ATGGCCGAAGCCAACGCGATGTTCAACAACATGCTCTTGTCGGTGTTCTTCGCGTTGATCGGCTTTGTTCTGCTGTTCATCGGCTATCGTGTGTTCGATGCGCTGACGCCGACTGACCTGAACAAGCGGGTCTTCGAGGACGGCAACGTGGCGGCGGCGATCCTGGCCGGATCGTTCGTGCTCGGCCTGGCCATCATCGTGGCGATGGCGATCAACTAG
- a CDS encoding thiamine pyrophosphate-dependent dehydrogenase E1 component subunit alpha, with translation MLLTRIFDDRITLLSHQGRVGISASARGHEAAQVASAWAVRPGQDVVYPYYRDIGVVFTLGITPYDLFLGALNRAGEPFSGARQMPFHFTSPSLRMPTPSTSIATHIPHAVGAALAAKIRREDAVIFCWFGDGATSKGDFHEGISFAAIHKLPIVFICENNQYAISVPVARQLPTASVAERAAGYGIPTTRCDGLDVPETYRIVVEAVQRAQAGAGPSLIETLVYRLGPHTSHDDDSRYRTREEVAAWEAREPIGRLRADLCQRGLLDEAADAVLLDSVREEIAQALTLAELAPEPDPATAFTDILAGRTVPNPFERSSSTLDSASRQSGEGIHATGTRG, from the coding sequence ATGCTCCTGACGCGCATCTTTGACGACCGCATCACCCTGCTCTCGCATCAGGGGCGAGTCGGCATCTCGGCGTCGGCGCGGGGGCACGAAGCGGCACAGGTCGCCAGCGCCTGGGCCGTCCGGCCCGGCCAGGACGTCGTCTATCCCTATTACCGCGACATCGGCGTGGTGTTCACCCTCGGGATCACCCCCTACGACCTGTTCCTTGGCGCGCTGAATCGAGCGGGCGAGCCGTTCTCCGGTGCACGGCAGATGCCGTTCCACTTCACCTCGCCCAGCCTCCGCATGCCGACGCCCTCAACCTCGATTGCGACGCACATTCCGCACGCCGTCGGGGCGGCGCTCGCCGCGAAGATCCGCCGCGAGGACGCCGTCATCTTCTGCTGGTTCGGCGACGGCGCCACCAGCAAGGGCGATTTCCACGAGGGCATCAGCTTCGCGGCGATCCACAAGCTGCCCATCGTGTTCATCTGCGAGAACAACCAGTACGCCATCTCGGTGCCGGTCGCGCGGCAGCTGCCGACCGCCAGCGTGGCCGAGCGCGCGGCCGGCTACGGCATCCCGACGACGCGCTGCGACGGCCTGGACGTGCCCGAGACGTATCGAATCGTGGTCGAAGCCGTTCAGCGGGCGCAGGCCGGCGCGGGGCCGTCGCTGATCGAGACGCTGGTCTACCGGCTCGGGCCGCACACCAGCCACGACGACGACTCCCGTTATCGAACGCGGGAGGAGGTCGCCGCCTGGGAGGCGCGCGAGCCGATTGGCCGCCTGCGCGCCGATCTCTGCCAGCGCGGCCTGCTCGACGAGGCGGCGGACGCGGTCCTGCTGGACAGCGTCCGCGAGGAGATCGCCCAGGCGCTGACGCTGGCCGAGCTTGCTCCCGAGCCGGACCCGGCCACAGCCTTCACCGACATCCTGGCCGGCCGCACCGTCCCGAACCCGTTTGAGCGCTCGTCCAGCACGCTGGATTCGGCCTCCCGCCAGAGCGGCGAGGGGATCCACGCCACGGGGACGCGCGGATGA
- the rpmI gene encoding 50S ribosomal protein L35, producing the protein MPKLKTHKGAARRMQYSGSGKLMRTRQMKSHLRRNKSKRTSGELDEMFVVAKADLPRLRRLIPYAK; encoded by the coding sequence ATGCCCAAGCTGAAGACCCACAAGGGGGCTGCCCGCCGCATGCAGTACAGCGGCTCGGGCAAGCTCATGCGAACGCGGCAGATGAAGAGCCATCTCCGCCGGAACAAGTCGAAGCGCACCTCGGGTGAGCTTGACGAGATGTTCGTCGTGGCGAAGGCCGACCTGCCTCGGCTGCGTCGTCTGATCCCCTACGCCAAGTAA
- a CDS encoding response regulator gives MQFWGTRGSLPKPGPTTLRYGGNTSCTAVRLDDGTLLVFDCGTGAHNLGLDLLRQRTQPVHGHLFISHFHWDHIQGFPFFAPLFVPGDQWDVYAPGGRGQEVAPSLAGQMQYTYFPVALDQLGATIRYHDLGEGTFQLGAAKIATQYLNHPALALAYRVEVNGVTLVYATDHEPHASSPAGEQPTPGHAAIHAEDRRHIEFLAGADLVIHDSQYTDAEYPAKRGWGHTTIEWSVDYALAAGVKRLALYHHEPTRDDAGIDRVLEQAKARAGAALEVVAAAEGQTLTLAERPATVVQARAEDAEAPPSPPETDRLPTVLIVDDDPAIRTLLVTILRREGLRLLEAADGEAALQMARTERPELLLLDWQMPKRDGLSVCRALRADPDPYFQRVPIVLVTALAGPEHTEAGFDAGVNDYLTKPFAPPQVRTRVRSWLMRAATP, from the coding sequence ATTCAATTCTGGGGCACACGCGGCTCGCTCCCCAAGCCGGGGCCGACGACGCTCCGCTACGGCGGCAACACGTCCTGCACGGCGGTCCGCCTCGACGACGGCACGCTGCTGGTCTTCGACTGCGGCACGGGCGCCCACAACCTGGGGCTGGATCTCTTGCGCCAGCGCACCCAGCCGGTCCACGGTCACCTCTTCATCTCGCACTTCCACTGGGATCACATCCAGGGATTCCCGTTCTTCGCGCCGCTCTTCGTGCCGGGGGACCAGTGGGACGTCTACGCGCCCGGCGGGCGGGGCCAGGAGGTCGCGCCGAGCCTGGCCGGGCAGATGCAGTACACCTACTTCCCGGTCGCGCTCGATCAGCTTGGCGCAACCATCCGCTACCACGACCTGGGCGAAGGGACGTTCCAGCTTGGGGCGGCGAAGATCGCCACGCAGTACCTGAATCATCCCGCGCTCGCGCTGGCGTACCGGGTGGAGGTCAACGGGGTCACGCTGGTGTACGCCACGGACCATGAGCCGCACGCGTCCAGCCCGGCCGGCGAGCAGCCCACGCCGGGCCACGCGGCGATCCACGCCGAGGATCGCCGCCACATCGAATTCCTGGCCGGCGCGGACCTCGTCATCCACGACTCGCAGTACACGGACGCCGAGTACCCGGCCAAACGCGGCTGGGGACACACCACCATCGAATGGTCGGTAGACTACGCCCTGGCGGCCGGCGTCAAGCGGCTCGCGCTCTACCACCACGAGCCGACGCGCGACGATGCGGGCATCGACCGGGTGCTGGAACAGGCGAAGGCCCGGGCCGGGGCCGCGCTCGAGGTGGTGGCAGCAGCCGAGGGGCAGACGCTCACGCTTGCGGAGCGGCCGGCCACGGTTGTGCAGGCCCGCGCCGAGGATGCCGAGGCGCCGCCCTCGCCGCCGGAGACCGATCGCCTGCCCACGGTGCTGATCGTCGACGACGATCCAGCGATCCGCACGCTGCTGGTGACCATTCTGCGGCGGGAGGGGCTTCGGCTGCTGGAGGCGGCGGACGGCGAGGCTGCGCTCCAGATGGCGCGCACGGAGCGGCCAGAGCTCCTGCTGCTGGATTGGCAGATGCCGAAGCGCGATGGTCTCTCGGTCTGCCGGGCGCTGCGCGCGGACCCCGACCCGTACTTCCAGCGGGTGCCGATCGTGCTGGTGACGGCGCTGGCCGGCCCCGAGCACACTGAGGCCGGCTTCGATGCTGGCGTGAACGACTATCTGACCAAGCCGTTTGCGCCGCCCCAGGTCCGCACGCGCGTGCGTTCCTGGCTGATGCGCGCCGCCACACCCTGA
- a CDS encoding glycosyltransferase family 39 protein translates to MTWLRAHPDLLAIILVVLVAFALRSAFAFRVPAFVTKDSIEYVEPALALVDGEPFILAQRRTPVYPIAMAASVAIFGRDLLAITFAQHLLGVVTAVLTYGIGRLTFGRAAGLLAGLGAALSSPLLIYEHYLITESVFTFCLILAMLLLVAGLRTGRMAYFAAGGLMLGMAALTRPVGQAVLVALPFAALLALRRWRPSIVACVLAAGCFALLVVPWAIRNQLVYGTAGAASTGRFLISRSVKHERNFVFYEKEVGAFPGENPQRTRARQIAQEVTDKRPEPGQVFQRIRDELKLTEAQTDAMLRDIATEAILRDPMLWVAGTVEMFYELLKGAPKEELVSWHQDVHDQPRVSNQWARFNYLLEAPPPAHVNEAREAEWLAQIFRPTRIAWPIVGLGVLGALLALAIPAYRPAMLPFLVALILIAVSAMLVGDVPRYRYPVDPLMYVMAAGGLFGSARVLYGLVRGRGRPMSAPIHPTERRLPVS, encoded by the coding sequence GTGACATGGCTGCGCGCCCACCCCGATCTGCTCGCCATCATCCTGGTCGTGCTGGTGGCGTTCGCCCTCCGGAGCGCGTTCGCCTTCCGCGTCCCGGCCTTCGTCACCAAGGACAGCATCGAGTACGTCGAGCCGGCCCTGGCCCTCGTGGACGGCGAGCCGTTCATCCTCGCCCAGCGGCGGACGCCGGTCTACCCCATCGCGATGGCCGCCTCGGTGGCGATCTTCGGGCGAGACCTGCTGGCGATCACCTTCGCCCAGCACCTGCTGGGCGTGGTGACGGCCGTCTTGACCTACGGCATCGGGCGGCTGACCTTCGGACGGGCGGCCGGCCTGCTGGCCGGCCTGGGCGCAGCGCTCTCCAGCCCGTTGCTGATCTACGAGCACTACCTGATCACCGAATCCGTCTTCACCTTCTGCCTGATCCTCGCGATGCTGTTGCTGGTGGCCGGTCTCCGCACCGGCCGCATGGCCTACTTCGCGGCCGGCGGCCTGATGCTCGGCATGGCGGCGCTGACCCGCCCTGTGGGGCAGGCGGTGCTGGTGGCGCTGCCCTTCGCCGCCCTGCTGGCGCTGCGTCGCTGGCGACCGAGCATCGTCGCCTGCGTCCTGGCTGCCGGCTGCTTCGCGCTGCTGGTGGTCCCCTGGGCCATCCGCAACCAGCTTGTGTACGGAACGGCCGGCGCGGCCAGCACCGGCCGCTTCCTGATCTCGCGGTCGGTCAAGCACGAGCGGAACTTCGTCTTCTACGAGAAGGAGGTCGGGGCGTTCCCCGGCGAGAACCCGCAGCGGACGCGCGCCCGCCAGATCGCTCAGGAGGTGACCGACAAGCGACCGGAGCCAGGACAGGTCTTTCAGCGCATCCGTGACGAGCTGAAGCTGACGGAAGCCCAGACCGACGCGATGCTCCGCGACATCGCCACCGAGGCGATCCTGCGCGATCCGATGCTGTGGGTCGCCGGGACGGTCGAGATGTTCTACGAGCTGCTGAAGGGCGCTCCGAAGGAAGAGCTGGTCAGCTGGCATCAGGACGTCCACGATCAGCCGCGTGTCTCGAATCAGTGGGCACGCTTCAACTATCTGCTGGAAGCGCCGCCGCCCGCCCACGTCAACGAGGCTCGCGAGGCCGAGTGGCTGGCCCAGATCTTCCGTCCGACGCGCATCGCCTGGCCGATTGTCGGGCTGGGCGTCCTGGGAGCGCTGCTGGCGCTGGCGATCCCCGCCTACCGGCCGGCCATGCTGCCGTTCCTGGTGGCGCTGATCCTGATCGCCGTCAGCGCGATGCTCGTCGGCGACGTGCCGCGCTACCGGTACCCGGTCGACCCGCTGATGTACGTGATGGCGGCCGGTGGGCTGTTCGGCAGCGCGCGCGTGCTGTACGGACTGGTGCGCGGACGCGGCAGGCCGATGTCGGCCCCGATCCACCCCACGGAGCGACGGCTTCCGGTATCCTGA
- the rplT gene encoding 50S ribosomal protein L20 codes for MARVKRGVTQHARHKKILELAKGFHSGRSRLHKTANEAVLHSLAYQYRDRRNKKRDFHRLWVIRINAAARANGLSYSRLMAGLKAAGVEINRKMLAELAVSDAASFTNLVALAREKSQASEVATA; via the coding sequence ATGGCCCGAGTCAAGCGCGGCGTCACACAGCACGCGCGCCACAAGAAGATTCTTGAGCTCGCGAAGGGCTTTCATTCCGGCCGCAGCCGACTGCACAAGACCGCGAACGAAGCGGTCCTGCACTCGCTGGCCTACCAGTACCGGGATCGCCGCAACAAGAAGCGTGATTTCCACCGGCTGTGGGTCATTCGCATCAACGCGGCGGCGCGTGCCAATGGGCTGAGCTACAGCCGGCTGATGGCTGGCCTCAAGGCGGCCGGCGTCGAGATCAATCGCAAGATGCTCGCGGAGCTTGCTGTCTCCGACGCGGCGTCGTTTACCAACCTGGTGGCTCTGGCTCGGGAGAAGAGCCAGGCGAGCGAGGTCGCTACCGCCTGA
- a CDS encoding glutathionylspermidine synthase family protein codes for MSRPLRALIAEPTGVSAARYRRFWRRAQLDALLPDLMVRGEPYLALNAWVLSAGGHALLARLTRVFSGVFHTAGQRVAADVAATIKLGFPWAAAELLSVEPPRVPIVGRFDFVQDESGRWRLLELNADTPSGIREGITCDRLVYEQVSEAAGLARPSAILGERLTEAILGAVEPVGRGGALGVITTASELEDLSQMAFTARLVTPALAARGLDVVLGDAGNLRLTARGLTLRGQRVDAVYRYLPFEAIFGTPTFAALEEAVALGTVTVLNGLYGLLLQNKGLLAWIWAHRDDAGLFDADERCAIVEHLPATWMLEDAPAHVPRQDLVAKQVFGREGQEVFFGEDCSAELWATLAAQQTYIGQERVRVGRSLATVQTSTGSEVREGHATVGAFAVNGEFGGYYTRFGEKIITSSSKWLGTFAERGDGNGDGDVRRLTI; via the coding sequence GTGAGCAGGCCGCTGCGTGCACTCATCGCCGAGCCGACCGGCGTCAGCGCTGCCCGGTACCGCCGCTTCTGGCGGCGCGCGCAGCTTGACGCCCTCCTGCCCGACCTGATGGTGCGCGGCGAGCCGTACCTCGCGCTGAACGCCTGGGTGCTCAGCGCCGGCGGTCACGCGCTGCTGGCGAGGCTCACACGGGTCTTCTCCGGCGTCTTCCACACAGCCGGCCAGCGGGTGGCCGCCGACGTGGCCGCGACCATCAAGCTCGGGTTCCCATGGGCCGCCGCCGAGCTGCTGTCAGTCGAACCACCGCGCGTGCCCATCGTCGGGCGGTTCGACTTCGTGCAGGATGAGTCCGGCCGCTGGCGACTGCTGGAGCTGAACGCCGACACGCCATCCGGCATCCGCGAAGGGATCACCTGCGACCGGCTGGTCTACGAGCAGGTGTCCGAGGCGGCCGGGCTGGCTCGTCCGAGCGCGATCCTGGGCGAGCGGCTGACCGAGGCGATCCTTGGGGCCGTCGAGCCGGTCGGACGGGGCGGCGCGCTCGGCGTCATCACGACGGCGAGCGAGCTGGAAGACCTGTCGCAGATGGCGTTCACGGCGCGGCTGGTGACGCCAGCCCTGGCCGCGCGGGGCCTCGACGTGGTGCTGGGAGACGCCGGCAACCTCCGCCTGACGGCGCGCGGCCTGACCCTGCGCGGGCAGCGGGTGGACGCGGTCTACCGCTACCTGCCCTTCGAGGCGATCTTCGGGACGCCGACGTTCGCCGCGCTCGAAGAGGCCGTTGCCCTCGGGACGGTGACGGTCCTGAACGGCCTCTACGGGCTGCTGCTCCAGAACAAGGGCTTGCTCGCCTGGATCTGGGCGCACCGCGACGACGCCGGCCTCTTCGACGCCGACGAGCGATGCGCCATTGTGGAACACCTGCCCGCCACCTGGATGCTGGAGGACGCGCCCGCGCACGTCCCGCGCCAGGATCTGGTCGCCAAGCAGGTCTTCGGGCGCGAGGGCCAGGAGGTCTTCTTCGGCGAGGATTGCTCGGCGGAACTGTGGGCGACGCTGGCTGCCCAGCAGACCTACATCGGCCAGGAGCGGGTCCGAGTCGGGCGCTCCCTGGCCACGGTCCAGACCTCGACCGGCTCGGAGGTCCGAGAAGGTCACGCGACGGTCGGCGCGTTCGCCGTCAACGGCGAGTTCGGGGGGTACTACACACGGTTCGGCGAGAAGATCATTACGTCCAGCTCGAAGTGGCTTGGGACGTTCGCAGAGCGTGGAGACGGAAACGGAGACGGCGATGTCCGACGCCTCACCATCTGA
- the upp gene encoding uracil phosphoribosyltransferase translates to MLYASEHPLVRLKVAELRDVQTRPPRFRELVREISLLLGVEAMRALPLKPRTVRTPLADAPGFELGVTVGLVPILRAGLGMVDPFLSLVPQAQVWHLGLYRDEETLRPVEYYNRLSTGEPPHGHEVQHWFLLDPMLATGGSAVAAVDVLRRTDRRPLTYVGLIAAPEGIRALEAAHPDVDIYVGAVDSHLNEHGYIVPGLGDAGDRQFAT, encoded by the coding sequence ATGCTCTACGCGTCCGAGCATCCGCTTGTCCGCCTGAAGGTTGCCGAGCTACGGGATGTCCAGACCCGCCCGCCACGGTTCCGCGAGCTGGTACGCGAGATCTCGCTGCTGCTCGGCGTCGAGGCGATGCGCGCGCTGCCGCTCAAACCGCGCACCGTCCGCACCCCGCTGGCCGACGCCCCCGGCTTCGAGCTTGGCGTCACGGTCGGGCTGGTCCCGATCCTCCGGGCCGGCCTGGGGATGGTCGATCCGTTCCTGTCGCTGGTGCCGCAGGCCCAGGTCTGGCACCTGGGGCTGTACCGCGACGAGGAGACGCTGCGGCCCGTCGAGTACTACAACCGGCTGTCCACCGGCGAGCCACCGCACGGCCACGAGGTGCAGCACTGGTTCCTGCTCGATCCGATGCTGGCGACCGGCGGCTCGGCGGTCGCGGCGGTGGACGTGCTGCGCCGCACAGATCGCCGCCCGCTGACCTACGTCGGGTTGATTGCCGCGCCGGAGGGCATCCGCGCGCTGGAGGCTGCCCACCCGGACGTGGATATCTACGTTGGGGCGGTTGACAGCCATCTGAACGAGCATGGGTACATCGTGCCCGGGCTGGGTGACGCCGGCGACCGTCAGTTCGCGACGTAG